Genomic segment of Paraburkholderia agricolaris:
CTCGGTACCCGCTTCCGGGCTTGCGCCAAACACTGACGAAAACACATCGGGCATACCGCTCGCATACGGATTGGCGCGCGGTGCGGCGAGCGCGGCTTGCTGTCCAGTCGTTGCAGTCGTTGCAGTCGTCGGCATGGCCAGCGCTGCGCCTGCGCTACCGCGCGGCGCCTTCGGTGTGATGGCGGCGAGGTCGCTGTCGGCTAGCGCGACGATCTCGACGCTGCCGTCGTCCATCGTGCGGTTTGACAGAACGACGGCATCCGGGCCCAACGCTTCGCGCACGAGACGCAGAGCATCGCGACTGGTAGCACCGACAAATTTACGAATGTTCAAGCTGGACCCCCGATGAGGTAAACGGACTTACGGACTAACGGACCGGCAACATACCGCTTCCCATTGAGATCATTATTGCGAAACCTGTCGAGCGACGATCGGTGGATAAAGACCGTTAAAGGTGGGCAATTCGGGCGATGGAAGCGCGCCGCGAGGCACGCGCCAGGCGGTTTGAAACAGGCGCCAGAGCCGCGTCCAGCGGCGTTTTTGCGGACGCAGCATGACCTCCGTCAGACGCTTGCGGCACGCCAAGTCAGACGCTGAAATGAAAACCGGCGCTCCAGGAGCGCCGGCGGGAAATCATTGGTCTGGAACAACTTCGGCTAACTGCCGGGAATCATCGTGCAAGCCCTGCCATGCGGGACTTAAGCGTGCGCCCCGATCAGATTCACCACTTTGATGTTGCGCGTATCCGGTACTTCCGCGTAAGACAGCACCTTCAACTGCGGCAGGCTGCGGCGCAGGAAGCGCGCGAGCATGGGCCGCAATGCATGCTGCACCAGCAGCACCGGCGCGAGCCCAAGATTCTGCTGACGCGTCATCGCTTTCTGCGTTTCATTGAGCAGCGTATGCGCGAGACCCGGCTCGAGGCCCGGATTGGCACCCGTGGAAAGCGCCTGCGACAACACCCGCTCCAGATTCGAATCGAGGCCCATTACCTGCATGTCGCCCACCCCCGGGAACCATTGCTGGGTGATCGCACGGCCCAGCGCGAGGCGCACCGCGGCGGTGAGATCGTGCGCGTCGGTGATCTTCGGCGTGTGTTCGGACAGGGCTTCGAGAATCGTGCGCATGTCGCGGATCGGCACACCTTCTTCCAGCAGGTTTTGCAGCACCTTTTGCAGGGTGGTGAGCGGCAGCGACTTCGGCACCAGATCGTCGACCAGCGACGGCGTGTCCTTCTGCATCCGCTCCAGCAGCGCCTGCACTTCGCGGCGGCCGAGCAGTTCGGACGCATGCGTGACCACCAGATGATTCAGGTGCGTGGCCACCACGGTGCTCGAATCGACCACGGTGTAGCCGTACACCTGCGCCTGTTCGCGCAGATTCGTATCGATCCAGATCGCCGGCAGCCCGAACGCCGGATCCTGCGTCGGCGTGCCCGGCAGCGCGGCTGACACCTGCCCCGGATTGATCGCCAGCCACTGCCCCGGATACGCTTCGCCGACGCCCACCTCGACGCCCTTGAGCGCGATCCGGTAGCCATTCGGCCGCAATTCGAGGTTGTCGCGGATATGGATTACCGGCGGCAGGAAGCCGATTTCCTGCGCGAACTTCTTGCGGATGCTCTTGATCCGTTTGAGCAGTTCGCCATCCGAGTTCTTGTCGACGAGTGGAATCAGCCGGTAGCCCACTTCGAGACCGAGCGTGTCGATCATCGTGACGTCGTCCCAGCTGGCTTCGGTATTTTCCGTCGGCGCCATCGCGGCCGGCGCGACGTCGACGAGCGCGGCGCTGGTCTTGCGCGCCTCGCTGCGCTTCTTCATCGTACGGCCGAGTTGAATCAGACCGCCGCCGAGAACCAGGAACGCGAAGTGCGGCATGTTCGGAATCAGGCCCATCAGCACCAGAATGCAGCCGGTGATGATCAGCACGCGCGGATTCGTGAAGAGCTGGCCGGTCAGCTGCGTGCCGATGTCTTCGTTGGTCGCGACGCGCGAAAC
This window contains:
- the flhA gene encoding flagellar biosynthesis protein FlhA, translating into MNARAGFLSRRPDALSSTNLRALAGPVLICMILGMMILPLPPFLLDLLFTFNIALSVMVLLVSMYTMKPLDFAAFPSVLLFSTLLRLSLNVASTRVVLLEGHTGPDAAGQVIESFGHFLVGGNFAVGIVVFVILMVINFMVITKGAGRIAEVSARFTLDAMPGKQMAIDADLNAGLINEEQARKRRAEVSQEAEFYGSMDGASKFVRGDAIAGLLIMLINIVGGLIVGMVQHNMDFAAAGKNYTLLTIGDGLVAQIPSLVISTAAGVIVSRVATNEDIGTQLTGQLFTNPRVLIITGCILVLMGLIPNMPHFAFLVLGGGLIQLGRTMKKRSEARKTSAALVDVAPAAMAPTENTEASWDDVTMIDTLGLEVGYRLIPLVDKNSDGELLKRIKSIRKKFAQEIGFLPPVIHIRDNLELRPNGYRIALKGVEVGVGEAYPGQWLAINPGQVSAALPGTPTQDPAFGLPAIWIDTNLREQAQVYGYTVVDSSTVVATHLNHLVVTHASELLGRREVQALLERMQKDTPSLVDDLVPKSLPLTTLQKVLQNLLEEGVPIRDMRTILEALSEHTPKITDAHDLTAAVRLALGRAITQQWFPGVGDMQVMGLDSNLERVLSQALSTGANPGLEPGLAHTLLNETQKAMTRQQNLGLAPVLLVQHALRPMLARFLRRSLPQLKVLSYAEVPDTRNIKVVNLIGAHA